A genomic region of Micropterus dolomieu isolate WLL.071019.BEF.003 ecotype Adirondacks linkage group LG11, ASM2129224v1, whole genome shotgun sequence contains the following coding sequences:
- the iars2 gene encoding isoleucine--tRNA ligase, mitochondrial, which yields MLLCRVSAVSQTLARWGRRSHRGGGLLHRALSFSSSRWQGVGAGDGSAQPAETGSAQGLYRDTVLLPRTDFPMKLTGQKLLDRELEIQQECGFADVYSWQRERKAKKEFCLHDGPPYANGDPHVGHALNKILKDIRNRFEMLRGRQVHYIPGWDCHGLPIELKALGELGTSGLSPLQIRQKAREFAEGAIARQKAAFQRWGIMADWDQCYYTYDGSYEAAQLTVFQEMHSKGLIYNDYKPVFWSPSSRTALAEAELEYNPEHVSRAVYATFPLITLPPEMASAAAGLESVSGLVWTTQPWTIPANQAVCYMPNAQYSVVKRADNSQLLLLATERTASMAALLGTELESVGTFTGSQLEGGICKHPTIPDKEVPLLPANHVTMAKGTGLVHTAPAHGMDDYSVASQFKLSVECMVDEDGKFTELAGPELQNLSVMTEGTDKVISMLKECGALVKEEQCVHSYPYDWRTKQPVVIRPSKQWFISTASLKDKAKEALQKVRVLPESARGSLLAMLDRRTYWCISRQRSWGVPIPVFYHRETGEVLINKHTVSHIAGLFKEKGSDCWWELPIEALLPPAVLKKSKAGPATDYVRGEDVLDIWFDSGASWAAVLEETDSRADAYVEGKDQIGGWFQSSLLTSVAVRNKAPYKSLLVHGFAVSEKGEKMSKSLGNVVDPDVVINGGKDPSMPAYGADVLRWWVAESNIFSEVQIGPTVLNSARDSISKLRNTLKFLLGNLQGFDPRVQAVDPKEMYYIDQYMLHLLREYSIKVTDAYSEFDAGRVIRVLQAFITRDLSSFYFSIIKDRLYCDSEDSVGRRSCQTVLEEILDGMTRSIAPILPHLAEEVYLHAPGHDKGETLFKSGWIKSSSVWRRPGLEEAVEGACAIRDSFLSSIPGKNAAQYDLTIAIEPGLLFELMESLQEEATSTSSQLAELMMVSQVSLTSELPRDLPPDALLSHGTFLINLEGGVIREDSAYSIAVVPTSGARCPRCRRYTAESADCLCPRCQNAVSKIH from the exons ATGCTGCTGTGCCGAGTTTCGGCAGTGAGCCAGACGCTAGCGAGATGGGGACGGAGGTCACACCGGGGAGGCGGCCTCCTCCACCGGGCTCTCTCCTTCAGCTCCAGCCGCTGGCAGGGTGTCGGTGCGGGGGACGGCAGCGCTCAGCCCGCAGAGACGGGCTCTGCTCAGGGCCTGTACCGAGACACGGTGCTCCTTCCCCGGACTGACTTCCCAATGAAACTGACCGGACAGAAACTGCTGGACCGAGAACTCGAGATACAACAG GAGTGTGGATTTGCAGATGTATACtcctggcagagagagaggaaggccAAGAAGGAGTTCTGTCTTCATGATGGACCCCCCTATGCCAATGGAGACCCCCATGTAGGGCATGCACTCAATAAG ATCCTGAAAGATATCCGTAACCGTTTTGAGATGCTGAGGGGGCGGCAGGTCCACTACATCCCAGGCTGGGACTGCCATGGCCTGCCTATCGAGCTGAAGGCTCTGGGGGAGTTGGGGACCAGCGGCCTTAGTCCGCTTCAGATCAGACAGAAGG CACGAGAGTTTGCAGAGGGGGCCATTGCTCGTCAGAAGGCTGCTTTCCAGCGCTGGGGCATAATGGCTGACTGGGACCAGTGCTACTACACGTATGATGGGTCCTATGAGGCCGCTCAGCTGACTGTCTTCCAGGAGATGCACAGCAAG GGGCTCATCTATAACGACTACAAGCCAGTCTTCTGGTCTCCTTCATCAAG AACGGCCCTAGCAGAGGCAGAGTTAGAGTACAACCCTGAGCATGTGAGCAGAGCCGTCTATGCCACATTCCCCTTAATCACACTGCCACCTGAGATGGCCTCAGCAGCAG CAGGTCTGGAAAGTGTCTCTGGATTGGTGTGGACCACCCAGCCTTGGACCATTCCTGCCAACCAGGCTGTCTGCTACATGCCCAACGCCCA GTACTCGGTGGTGAAGAGAGCAGACAACTCTCAGCTGCTCTTATTGGCCACGGAGCGCACGGCCAGCATGGCAGCACTGCTGGGCACGGAGCTGGAGAGTGTAGGCACCTTCACAG GCTCTCAACTTGAGGGTGGGATCTGCAAACATCCCACAATTCCTGACAAGGAAGTGCCGCTATTGCCGGCCAATCATGTGACTATGGCAAAAGGAACAGGATTGGTCCACACAGCACCAGCTCACGGCATGGACGATTACAGTGTGGCTTCACAGTTTAAACTGTCTGTG GAGTGTATGGTGGATGAGGACGGCAAGTTCACTGAACTGGCTGGACCTGAGCTACAGAATCTGTCTGTGATGACAGAAGGCACTGACAAAG tgattTCCATGCTGAAGGAGTGTGGGGCTCTGGTGAAGGAGGAGCAGTGTGTCCACAGTTACCCATATGACTGGAGAACAAAGCAGCCTGTCGTCATCAGGCCCAGTAAACAGTGGTTTATCAGCACAGCCTCACTTAAAGACAAGGCCAAG gaAGCACTGCAGAAGGTGCGTGTTTTGCCAGAGTCGGCGAGAGGCAGCCTGCTGGCCATGCTGGACAGACGGACATACTGGTGCATCTCTAGACAGCGAAGCTGGGGCGTCCCAATCCCAGTCTTCTACCACAGAGAGACTGGAGAGGTTCTGATCAACAA GCACACAGTGTCCCACATTGCAGGGCTCTTCAAAGAAAAGGGCAGTGACTGTTGGTGGGAGCTTCCCATTGAGGCTCTGCTGCCACCAGCCGTGCTCAAAAAG AGTAAAGCAGGGCCAGCGACTGACTACGTTCGTGGAGAAGACGTCCTAGACATCTGGTTTGACAGTGGCGCATCATGGGCCGCTGTGCTAGAAG AGACAGACTCCAGAGCAGATGCATATGTTGAAGGAAAGGACCAGATTGGAGGCTGGTTTCAGTCCTCACTGCTGACCAGCGTTGCCGTTAGGAACAAGGCACCTTACAA gtctCTGTTGGTCCATGGCTTTGCTGTCAgtgagaaaggagagaagatGTCCAAGTCCCTGGGCAATGTTGTGGATCCTGATGTAGTCATTAATGGAGGGAAG GACCCCAGTATGCCGGCCTACGGGGCGGATGTGCTGCGTTGGTGGGTCGCAGAGTCCAACATCTTCTCTGAGGTCCAGATCGGACCCACTGTACTCAACTCAGCCAGAGACAGCATCAGCAAG CTGAGGAATACTCTGAAGTTCCTGCTCGGCAACCTGCAGGGCTTTGACCCACGTGTGCAGGCCGTTGACCCAAAAGAGATGTACTACATTGATCAGTACATGTTGCACCTGCTCCGCGAGTACAGCATCAAG GTGACAGACGCATACAGTGAGTTTGACGCCGGCAGGGTCATCCGTGTTCTCCAAGCCTTCATCACCAGAGACCTCTCCAGCTTTTACTTCAGCATTATCAAAGACAG GTTGTACTGTGACTCAGAGGACTCGGTGGGCAGAAGATCATGTCAGACCGTTTTAGAGGAAATTCTGGATGGAATGACCAGATCCATAGCTCCCATTCTGCCACATCTAGCTGAAGAGGTCTATCTTCACGCACCAGGACATGACA AAGGGGAGACATTATTCAAGAGCGGCTGGATCAAAAGCAGCTCTGTGTGGCGCCGACCGGGATTGGAGGAGGCAGTTGAGGGGGCGTGCGCCATCCGGGATTCCTTCCTCTCTTCCATTCCAGGCAAAAATGCAGCTCAGTACGACCTCACCATTGCCATTGAACCCGGTTTGCTGTTTGAACTCATGGAG TCTCTCCAGGAGGAagccacctccacctcctctcagcTGGCTGAGCTGATGATGGTATCTCAGGTCAGCCTGACCAGTGAGCTACCCCGCGACCTGCCTCCAGATGCCCTGCTGAGCCACGGCACCTTCCTCATCAACCTGGAGG